The proteins below come from a single Magallana gigas chromosome 10, xbMagGiga1.1, whole genome shotgun sequence genomic window:
- the LOC136271980 gene encoding uncharacterized protein F44E2.8-like, with protein sequence MNHAAHCKKSGHKPRCDKCEFYIPEKLKNLQTFQGEKDVLSNFYPCELKIFGENLRSAEQAFQTTKALRSGDVIPAERIRNSKTVLEAKRIRNLVQKSSQWKDTERDVMEQIISAIINQCEEMRDTLSSYTPSVFFGHPVYDWGTALSYEETVKTSPRAWPGKNIMGDIIAHAAENLRKSKH encoded by the coding sequence ATGAACCATGCTGCGCACTGCAAAAAGTCGGGGCATAAACCTAGGTGCGATAAATGTGAATTCTACATtccagaaaaactaaaaaacctCCAAACCTTTCAGGGAGAAAAAGATgttctttcaaatttttatccTTGTGAGCTGAAAATCTTTGGGGAGAACTTAAGGTCGGCGGAACAGGCTTTCCAGACCACGAAGGCGCTTAGATCAGGCGATGTCATTCCAGCGGAGCGCATAAGGAACTCCAAAACGGTGCTGGAAGCTAAACGCATCAGAAATCTAGTCCAAAAATCTTCTCAATGGAAAGACACGGAAAGGGATGTGATGGAACAAATTATCTCTGCTATAATAAATCAATGCGAGGAAATGAGGGACACCCTTAGTTCCTACACACCATCGGTGTTCTTTGGTCACCCAGTGTATGACTGGGGCACTGCTCTATCATACGAGGAAACCGTCAAAACCTCACCGAGGGCCTGGCCAGGAAAGAACATCATGGGGGACATCATTGCCCATGCAGCGGAAAATTTACGAAAGAGCAagcattaa